The window CAGCGCCGCACCGCGAACACGAAGCATTTCGGCGTCTCCAGAGTCTCCCTGTAGCGTTCGATTCGGGCGTACTTGTTGTAATGGACCATGCCACAACGAGGAAGTCCGCGTCACAACCCCACCGCCATTGGGAGCCAAATCCTTGGTTTGCCGGCAATGGCAAGCTGTTGATCCGCCCTGCATTGCAAGCAATTTGGCTTGTATTGTCGGGCTAAGTATGGAAGATGAATGGCAAGCCAACGAATTCCCCGCTGTGTTCGAAGCCAAATCTTGCTAGCGCCATCTTATGCTCAACGCGACCCTTAGAGACATGGTCACTCGACATATTCTGCCGCGCGTTTCGCAACCGGCGCAATATGTCGGCGGCGAGTTGAATATCGTCCGGAAAGATCACCGCACCGTCCGCGGCAAGCTCTGCTTGGCGTTTCCCGACATGTACAGCATCGGCATGAGCCATCACGGCTTGCAGGTGTTGTATTCCCTGATGAACGGCAAGGGGGACTGGGCTTGTGAGCGGGCGTTTACGCCGTGGATCGACATGGAGGCGGAGCTTCGCAAGCACAATCTGCCGCTGTATAGCCTGGAGAATTTCAGGCCGCTCGTCGAGTTCGATGTGCTGGGCTTCACGCTGCAATATGAGATCTGCACGAGCAATGTACTGACAATGCTCGACCTCGGCGGCATTCCCCTGCGCAGCGCTCTGCGTACGATGGAACATCCGCTCGTGATCGCTGGCGGGCCGTGTGCGCAGAATCCCGAGCCACTTGCGCCGTTTATCGATTTATTCGTCAGCGGCGACGGAGAGCCGAGTTTGCCGCTCATTGGTGAGGAGTGGATGCGGCTCAAGGGTTCAGTGCTCAGGGGTCAGGTGTCGGCGGAGAAGGGGAGGCAAATTCGGGAGGAAGCACTCGCGCAGCTTGCGGCGAAGTTGCCGTTTGCCTACGTGCCGCGGTTTTATGAACCCGAGTATTTTCCCGACGGACGGATCGCCACGATCAATCGCATTCGCGGCGATGTGCCGGAAACCATCGAACCCTCGGTCATCAAGGATCTCGACGACACGCCGCTGCCGACCGCGCCGATTTTGCCGTATGTCGAATGCGTTCACGACCGCATCGCCATCGAAATCATGCGCGGCTGTCCTTGGCAATGTCGATTTTGCCAAAGCACCGTGATTAAGCGGCCGCTGCGGACGCGCGAAGTCGAAACCATTGTGCAAGCGGCGCTCGAATCATATCGCCGCACTGGGCACCACGAAGTTTCACTGTTGTCGCTATCGACGAGCGATTATCCTTTTTTTGAGCAACTGGTCCGACGGATGAAAGAAGTGATGTATCCGCTCGGCGTCAGCATTTCTTTTCCCAGCTTGCGCGTGAACGAAGCGCTGCGAGTCGTGGCGGCGATGATTGGCACCGAGCGACATTCCGGAATGACGTTGGCCCCCGAAGTCGCCCGCGACGACATGCGCGAGCAAATTCGCAAGAAAATCCGCAATGAAGACTTGTACGAAGGTTGCCGCGAAGCGTTCAGCAATGGCATCGACAAGGTGAAGCTCTACTTCATGTGCGGCTTGCCCGGCGAGCGCGAAGTGGACCTGGACGGCATGATCGACATGGCCGAAACGATTGCCAGCATCGGCAAGGAAGTCCGCGGCCGGTGTGTCCAAGTCACCGCCAGTGTGTCGAACTTTGTGCCCAAGCCACATACGCCGTATCAGTGGAATGCCATGCAACGCCGCGAGTATTTTCATTGGGCGCATCAATATCTCAAACGCCGCGTGAAAATCCGCAGCGTGAAGGTGAAGTGCCACAATGTGGAAACGAGCATGCTCGAAGGACTGCTCAGTCGCGGCGATCGGCGCGTGGCAGAAGTCGTGGAACTCGCCTGGCGTCGCGGCGCGCGACTCGATAGCTGGACGGAAAATCTCAAACCCGAACTCTGGCGGCAAGCGCTGGCCGACTGCGGATTGAACTTCGACGACATGGTCCATCGATCCAGCGAAATTGGCGACCGCCTGCCGTGGGATCATATCAATGTAAAGAAGGGCCGCACCTATTTAGAGAAAGAACACGGCCGCAGCGTCGTGCAGCTCGAAGCGATGGCGGGGGCGAAGTAAGCATGTCTCGGTATCGCCTGCTTGCGCTCGACATCGACGGCACGCTCGTCAACAGCCGCGATGAACTCACTTCCGCCACGATCGCAGCGATCCAACAAGCCTACGATGCTGATATCCGTGTCGTGCTTGCGACCGGCCGCCGCTATTCGCGAACCTTGCATTTCGTGGAACCGCTCAAGCTTGACGTCCCACTCATCACAGCAAGCGGCGCACTCATTAAAGACCCGATCGATCATCGCACCCTATTTCGCGCCGAGTTTGGGAACGGTGTGCTCGAAGGCGCACTCAAACTGATCGGTGCGGGCGGTTACGACGCCGTGCTCTATGCCGATACGTATGCCGAAGGATTCGATTTCTACGCGCCAAAACTCATTTCAACTCAGTTTGAACTCGCCGAATACTTCGAGCGAAATGTGCAAGTCATTCGCGAATGGCCGACGCTGATGACCGCCCCGCCGCCGGGCATTTTCGCCGGTTTCGCCTGCGCCCAAAAGCCGCCGATGTTGGAACTGGCCGACGAAATGATGCGGCAGTATCCGCAGGACTTGCAAGTCCACGTCATCCGCAGCCCCCGATACACCGGCTGGATGTGCGAATTCGCCCCCGGTGGCATCAGCAAGTGGTCGGCCGTGCAACACTTGGCCCGCGATTGGGGCATCGCCGAAGAAGAAATCTGCGCCGTCGGCGACGATGTGAACGACATTCCAATGGTCCGCGGCGCAGGTTTGGGCGTTGCAATGGGTAACGCCGTTGCGGAACTCAAGGCGGCGGCGGATCGCGTCGCGCCGTGTCACGATAGTGACGGGCTAGTAGAAGTTGTGCGCTGGCTACTGAACTGAGAGCAGATTCCGCAAGCCATTCGGAACCTGCAACGTCGGTAATGGGACAAGTCTAGAGCCGCCCGACTCCGGGCGACTAATCCCGCTCTACCTGAATCGCCTGGACCGGTCCGGTCACCATGCGATTCTTTTCCTCCATAGAACCGACACCCAATTCCATGCCCATGCCTGATTGAACTTCATGCATCTTGACTAGCATTAAGCCGCCGGCATTCGGCTGGCGGCCTTGCGTTGCGCCGAGTAGATACACAGTCCGCGGCTCGGTGAACATCACGCCGTCCCAGGATGCGGTCATCTGGGTTTCACCGGTGTTAGGGTCGAGCAATTCGGCGCGAAAGACGCGATCGGCAGTAGTGATCTCTAAACGGCTGCCCGCGTTAAGGTCTTTCAGACGAAAATGATCGACATGATCGGCAACAACCGCCGAACCAGCAGCTAATGCACAAATGCCAACAGTGCCACGTATTAACATGGAAGCAATCTCCGAATGGAAGCTGCGAATGCAGGAAATCAAGAGGAGTACTCCAACAGTAGGTTAATAAATGGCACTGAGCAAAAACTTTGTGATTTTGGCAAATTTTATCCTAAGGCGATGCTACAAAGTCTTGTGTGACAAGGCAATAGAGCAAGATGAATGAAAGTAATACCGCGCGAGTGCTAGTGACGTCGGTTGTGCGACAATGTGTTGTAAAATCGAACCATACAGTCAGAGTTCCGCTAGATTCTTCAATCGCTACAGCTTTTGTAGTTTACGCCTTCTGCAATTGTCCAACTTATCGGTCCTGACCATTCAATCGCGGCATGCCGCACGCGCGGCCAATTGTCGATTGCGTCCGCAGGTTACAGCAAATTGCGCCGATAGAAGCTATACGCCGTACATCGGGATTGTATTGCGCGCCGGGCTTATTTCGATGGCTAAGCCAGGCGGAATACAGGATATGAAATTCCCTTGAGAATCCGGCGACATCCCTAGGCGCGTTGCCGAATGCCGCTGGCATTTGCTTTGCACTGCAAACAGGCTGCCACGATCGACGGCACCGGCTGATTGAATCGTGGTAGCGCACCGCGTTGATTGCACGAATTATCGAAGGAGTGATTTCGTGATTGTTCGACCGCTATCTGCTTTGGTATGGTCGCTGCTGATTGTCTTGGCCTCATCAGCGACCAGTATCGCGTCGCCTCCTGCGTCTGATACGCTACTTCCTGCCACGACGAAGGGCTATATCGCAGTTCCTGATATGGCGCGCCTGCTGGCATACTTCAATAAGTCGCAATTCGGCCAATTGTTCAACGATCCGGCGATGCAGCCGTTTGTCGATGATTTTAGGCATCAATTGCAACAAAAAGGGCTGAAGCAACTCGACCAACTGGGGCTCTCATGGGAAGAACTCGAAAGTATTCCCGGCGGCGAAACTGCCCTGGCGGTGATCCAGCCCAATCCCGACAGCGCAGCGTTGGCGCTGATAGTTGATGTCACTGGACGGCAGCAAATGGCCGAGGCGCTCCTGGAAAAGGTTGCCGCTCGGATGGCACGCAATGGCGCGAAACAATTTCGTCGTCAAGCGGGCGACCCGATTGTCGCGTATCAGCTTGCTGTCGAGCCCGATCGCAAGGTAGCGCCGACGGCCGCCTATTATCTACGAAACAACCTGCTTGTCGCCTCCGATAGCATTCCTGTGATGGAGAGCATCGTGGCGGCGACCACTAGTTCGCGGCAGGATTCGCTCGCCAACGTTCCGGCCTATCGCGAAATTATGGCGCGTTGTCGTGCATCGGCTGGTGTGGGAGAGGTGATTCCCGACTTTCGTTGGTTCATTGAGCCATTTGGATATGTGGAGGCGTTGCGATCCGAGTTGCCGCCGCGCGAGAGACGAAAAGGGCCAGACTTGCTCAAAGTGTTCAAGAACCAGGGCTTCACGGCAATCCAAGGAGTCGGGGGCTTTGTAAACTTCAGCGCCGGCAAATACGAGTTGGTCCATCGCACGGCGATCTATGCGCCGCCGCTTCCGGGACGCGAGACCTACAGTAAAGATAAATACAACTTGGCCGCTCGGATGCTTTGCTTTCCGCCTGGCGGCGAATTGCAGCCGCAGTCGTGGGTTCCCAGCGACATCGCAACCTATACGACCTTCAACTGGGACATGAAAACGGCCTTTATCAACGCCGAAACTCTGGTCGACGAAATGGTCGGCGAAAAAGGCGTATTCCGCGACGTACTTGAAAGCCTGCGCGACGACTCCGACGGGCCGATGGTCGATATCGAAAAGAATCTCGTCGCTCATCTCGGCGATCGGGCGACGGTGATTACCGACAACGAAATTCCAATCGGTCCACGCAGCGAACGAAAAGTGTTTGCGGCCGAGTTGACGAACGAGCGCGTCGTCGCCGAGACGATCCACAAATTGATGGAGTCGGACAAAGATGCGCATCGACGAGAGTTCGAGAAATTTGTGATCTGGGAGATTGTCCCGGCCGAATGCGAAGTTCCGAATCTGGAAATCGAAGGACCGGGTGGAAAAATTCAACCTGTGGGTCATACGCATATCAAACGCAACAAAGAAGAGCGTTTGCTTTCGACCTCCGCCATTTGCGTGGCACACGGCCAGCTCTATTGTGCATCGCACATCGAGTTTCTGAAAAAGGTGCTGTCGCACGTGAACAGCCCGAACCACCTCAGTGCCGCGGCCGATTTTCAACTTGTCAGCGGCCATGCCGCCACGATGGGGAGCAACGGCTCAATCAGTTTCCGCACATTTTCGCGGATGGATGAAGAGTTGCGGCCCACGTATGAGTTGATTCGCACTGGCCAAATGCCGCGGGCGGAAACGCTGTTGGGCCAGATTCTCAATTCTGTGCTGGGCGAAGGCAAGGAAGGGGTGCTGCGTAAGCAACGGATCGACGGCGCCGCCCTGCCAGAATTCGACGCAGTTCGGAAATACCTCGGTCCAGCGGGGTTCATCGTCAGCAGTCTGGAGGATGGCTGGTTATGCATCGGGTTTGCCTTGCCGCGAGCAACGGCCGTTGAAACCGGCGTTGACATGAATGCGCGTGCGGAACTGAGAACCACCACGGCGGAAAGCAACTCGCGAAAAGCCGAAGGCGATGAAATTCAGGCCATCCGGTAGCTGAAGCGATTTCGCGCGCTCCATCCAATTTCTCTCCAACTCCATTCACCGCTCACTCTAGTTTTGCCCAAAATGGGTGCTTGCGCTCACCACGGCTGCGGGAGTCCTCCAGAATCACCGCGATATCGGGCTGAAGTCTTGCGGCCCCTCGGAGCGGTCTTCCGTTGAGCGTGACCGTAAACGGCCGCGAAAAATCGACGACATCGGGCGATAATAGGACGGTCGCCTTTGCTCCGCAACTGACGCTGATGCCGTTGTTGGCCGTCAATCGCGATTCGATTTGCATAGGTCGGGGCGGCGGTTGGAACGATTGCAGTTCGACCCACCAGAAGAAGCTGTCGGTTTCGCGCTGCGTGACGACGTGAAATTCGCGCGGCGCATAATTTCTTCGCTTACGCCCCATCCAATCGAAGATGCGAATGATTTCGTCGGAGAAATGTTCGTGCCCGCGACCGAGAAACTCGACGATGGTGGCGTCGTAGGGCTTTGTTCGATTAATGTAGTCGTCGAACTCCGAAGAATTCTTAATCATAGTGTCGCCATCTTTTTCGCCGCCGACAAAATAGAGCGGAACGAATTCGGCATTGGGAGAATACTTTCGGATCATCACGTTTGCCGACGGTGGAACGATCGGAATCACGCCGGCCCACAAATCGGGATGCGCCAGTCCGATTTCCCATGCCGCAGCGGCCCCCATATCGTGTCCGCTGACGAACACGCGATCGGTGTCGATGGCAAAATGCCGGCAAGCGTCGCGCAGCACCGAAAGGACCGCATGATGCTCGCGCGCGGAACTCTCGAACTGCTTCTGGTGCGGTTTGCTCCAAGTCGGAGCAACGATGATGTAGCCGTGCCGCGACGCTTGCCCCATTCGCAAGCGATTTTCGCCGGCCGGAGCCGCAGCCCCCGCCCACCATTCGATCTGAGCTTGCGGCGTGCTGCCGGCGCCGTTCAGAGAAATGACGCAGGGATAGGAGCCATGTGGATCGTACTCCGGCGGCAATTGCACGAAATACGCGACGTCGCTTTCAGTCGCCACACTCGGCACCGACAGTTGATAGAACCCATCTTCATCGACCGTCGGCAAGTCGCGCGACGGTTTCATCTTGCCGAGCAGGGCCGCGATCAGTTTCGGCGTGCGAAATTCTTGCTTCTTGATTTTGCCGATGATGTCGTCTTGCTTCACCTTTTCGTTGGAATTGGTCCGCAGATAATCGACGATCAAATCCCGCGTTTCGGCTTGGGCGAGCGTCGAGACGAGGTTTTCCGACGCCTCATTCGCCCCCAGCAACCAGCCGCTGATCGCAAGCGACAACTTTTGCTCGGGCGTGCTCTTGGGATCGTCGGCGAACCGGCGATAGGTGGCCATTCGGTCGAGCGTTCCGATCCGCATGTCCGCGGTGATTTCCTTGACTAGCGGCTCAACCTTTTCGCGCAGCGCGGAGTCCGGCAAGCCTGCCGCGAGTGCCGCCAGTTGCTTGACAATAGTTTCGCCGCGCTCTCGCTGCTCGTCGTGCTCTTCAATTTTTGCGCGAACCCGCTGCAGAATTTGCCCGCCGACGTCGTCTGATGGAAAATTGTCTAACATGTAGCGGGCCACGCCATACTGGCCGGCAGCAGTCCGCGTCTCGATTTCGTCCAAAAGCTGGCCGGCGAAGCTCTGCTTGATTTCTTTGGCGACGGCTCTTAGATTGGCGCGATCGGGAAATTCCTTGATGATTCTGCTGAGTTCATTTTCGGCATCGCGAAAGCGCTGTTGCTGAAGAAACAACTTAACGACTTTCAGCCGCTGATCGACGTTGGTTTTGTCCACAAGCCGCTCAAGGATGGCCGCCAGCGTTTCTCGTGGAATCGACGAGGCGGCGATGCGCATTTCCCAGACGTAGGTCTGCGCCGCGTTCGACTTGGTCTGTAGCGCTTCCACCACGCAATACACCGGAGTGATCTTGGTGATGCCCTGCAAAATGTCGATCTGCCCGGTCGGCCCGCCGAGCATGGTAAATTTGCGCCGCCCAAAATCGTCCCAGGGCGTGATCCCCACAATTGCGCCTACGCCGCCAATGTGTTGGCCGGCGGTTGCGGCAGGCTGCGGCACGTTGAACTCTTCCAGCCGCGAGCCATCGGGAGGCGCTGGATCGGCTCCGCGCACGAGTCTTGCAGGAACGTAATAGCGACGCAGGCCGTCGGTGACCATGACAATGAGCTTGGTCGCTGGGGCCGCCGGCGCGCCGGCGCCAACTTGCATTGTGTTGAGCTGCGAAACCGTGCCGTCAATGTGACGCCCATCGTTCATCGTAATCGTGTCGGATCGCGCCGTAGCCTGAATGGCAAGGGCCGCTGCCAAAGCGAAATGGACGGGCCGTGATAAATTACCCATCGAAGGCCTCTTCGTGAATGATGAGCGGAGATGCGGCAGGTTGTTCGTTGCCGGCCGGGCGTGCAGACTGCTACACTCCATTGTGACCGAGGATCGGGAAATGTGCAAACTGGAAACACCATCGGAGGATTGGCCCGGCCGTGGCCCCACATCGGATCGAAGAGGTGTCTTGGTAAAGCCTCCACGACGGGAACTCCGCCCGCATGATACATGTACGCAATGTCATATATCAAACTTGGAGGTTGTCAAGCAGGGGAAGCAACCGGTCGGAGCGGCTCGCTTGGTAATAATTGGGAACTGCCGCACCAGCTCGGCGCGTCGGCGGGGGAGCGGCGAGTCGTGCTATCGTGTTGAGTAGGCAGCTCGATCCGCGAGGCGAAAAGCCTGTTGCGGAGTGAGTGGCCTGCACGTTTTTGAGCGAACGATCCCACGACCGAACGGCGGCCGCGATTGA is drawn from Pirellulales bacterium and contains these coding sequences:
- a CDS encoding Cof-type HAD-IIB family hydrolase gives rise to the protein MSRYRLLALDIDGTLVNSRDELTSATIAAIQQAYDADIRVVLATGRRYSRTLHFVEPLKLDVPLITASGALIKDPIDHRTLFRAEFGNGVLEGALKLIGAGGYDAVLYADTYAEGFDFYAPKLISTQFELAEYFERNVQVIREWPTLMTAPPPGIFAGFACAQKPPMLELADEMMRQYPQDLQVHVIRSPRYTGWMCEFAPGGISKWSAVQHLARDWGIAEEEICAVGDDVNDIPMVRGAGLGVAMGNAVAELKAAADRVAPCHDSDGLVEVVRWLLN
- a CDS encoding TIGR03960 family B12-binding radical SAM protein, with the translated sequence MLNATLRDMVTRHILPRVSQPAQYVGGELNIVRKDHRTVRGKLCLAFPDMYSIGMSHHGLQVLYSLMNGKGDWACERAFTPWIDMEAELRKHNLPLYSLENFRPLVEFDVLGFTLQYEICTSNVLTMLDLGGIPLRSALRTMEHPLVIAGGPCAQNPEPLAPFIDLFVSGDGEPSLPLIGEEWMRLKGSVLRGQVSAEKGRQIREEALAQLAAKLPFAYVPRFYEPEYFPDGRIATINRIRGDVPETIEPSVIKDLDDTPLPTAPILPYVECVHDRIAIEIMRGCPWQCRFCQSTVIKRPLRTREVETIVQAALESYRRTGHHEVSLLSLSTSDYPFFEQLVRRMKEVMYPLGVSISFPSLRVNEALRVVAAMIGTERHSGMTLAPEVARDDMREQIRKKIRNEDLYEGCREAFSNGIDKVKLYFMCGLPGEREVDLDGMIDMAETIASIGKEVRGRCVQVTASVSNFVPKPHTPYQWNAMQRREYFHWAHQYLKRRVKIRSVKVKCHNVETSMLEGLLSRGDRRVAEVVELAWRRGARLDSWTENLKPELWRQALADCGLNFDDMVHRSSEIGDRLPWDHINVKKGRTYLEKEHGRSVVQLEAMAGAK
- a CDS encoding peptidase, with product MGNLSRPVHFALAAALAIQATARSDTITMNDGRHIDGTVSQLNTMQVGAGAPAAPATKLIVMVTDGLRRYYVPARLVRGADPAPPDGSRLEEFNVPQPAATAGQHIGGVGAIVGITPWDDFGRRKFTMLGGPTGQIDILQGITKITPVYCVVEALQTKSNAAQTYVWEMRIAASSIPRETLAAILERLVDKTNVDQRLKVVKLFLQQQRFRDAENELSRIIKEFPDRANLRAVAKEIKQSFAGQLLDEIETRTAAGQYGVARYMLDNFPSDDVGGQILQRVRAKIEEHDEQRERGETIVKQLAALAAGLPDSALREKVEPLVKEITADMRIGTLDRMATYRRFADDPKSTPEQKLSLAISGWLLGANEASENLVSTLAQAETRDLIVDYLRTNSNEKVKQDDIIGKIKKQEFRTPKLIAALLGKMKPSRDLPTVDEDGFYQLSVPSVATESDVAYFVQLPPEYDPHGSYPCVISLNGAGSTPQAQIEWWAGAAAPAGENRLRMGQASRHGYIIVAPTWSKPHQKQFESSAREHHAVLSVLRDACRHFAIDTDRVFVSGHDMGAAAAWEIGLAHPDLWAGVIPIVPPSANVMIRKYSPNAEFVPLYFVGGEKDGDTMIKNSSEFDDYINRTKPYDATIVEFLGRGHEHFSDEIIRIFDWMGRKRRNYAPREFHVVTQRETDSFFWWVELQSFQPPPRPMQIESRLTANNGISVSCGAKATVLLSPDVVDFSRPFTVTLNGRPLRGAARLQPDIAVILEDSRSRGERKHPFWAKLE